A segment of the Hippopotamus amphibius kiboko isolate mHipAmp2 chromosome 8, mHipAmp2.hap2, whole genome shotgun sequence genome:
GCCCCCTCCGTCCCCTCCCCCGGAGCTGCAGGCGAGCTTTGCGCTGGGCTCCGCCCCACGCACGTGTTCGGCGTCCGGGGCTGCGACAGAGGAGGAGGTGAGCGCGCGGAGCGGGAAGGGCCGGAGTGCGGACCCGGGCGGGCTCCGTCCGTGGTGTGTTGCAGCCCGGGGGCGTAGCCCAGGCGTCGGGTGTGGAGCAAGGGTCCTGCAGCCCCTCCTCGCCCAGCCGCCTGCGGGATGCGTGGCTCCCCTCCCAGGCCTCGCTGGAGCGCGCGGCCTTGGCGCTGGTGGTCGTGGGGACATTGGGACTTTCGCTTGGACCCTTCCTTTCCTGGCCTCGGTTTCCTTGTTGGCGAAAAGGCCCAAGTGATGTGACTCTTCAGGAGTATGCTGCTTTCTTGTTTGCAGCAATTCGTTTGCTAATTAAACACTTCACAGACAGGAAGACAGCAAACGTTAAATAATTGtgtttttactgaaatattttcGGATGAAATAATAGGATGCCCCGAATGTGTTTCATAATAAACCAGTTGGAGGCGAGTATGTGTGGGAGcagagatgaaacaagattggccatgaCTTGATAACTTGAAGTTGGTTTATGATATACTATTTTGtccacttttctgtatgtttgtaaTTTATCATCAAAAATACTCTATAATGAAAAATTTGCTGTGGACCCCTGTTCAGTACTGGGcctgtattagtctgctagggctgcagTTACAAGAACTGGGtggcagaaattattttttcacaattctggagtctagaagcccaagatcaagatATCTGCAGGGCTGGtctcctctgaggcctctccctGGGCAGTAGATGGTCACCTTCTGGCTTGTGTCCTCACGGtccttcctctgtgtctgtgtcctagtGTCCTggtctcataaggacaccagttatttTGGATTAGGGCCTATCCCAGTGACCTTGTTTTAActaaattacctctttaaagatcccgtctctaaatacagtcacattctgaggtcctggaggttaggacttcagcctgaatttgggaggacacaattccACCCGTAGCGGAGCAGCTTGACTAGTTTTGAATTTTGACCAGTTTACTTAAGcctgtctgtgcctcagtgttcACTGCTTTAAGATAGGTGTGATAGCAATAATGAGGTCACAGAGTTGTAAGGATTCAGTCGTTAAGTAACGTATATAAAGCTCTCAGAACTGTGTTGAGCATGTAGTAAGTAATGTGTAAGCTGAACGTGTTTCATGTGTGAATTAGTGGTCGTGTCCAGTAGGGGATGAATAGTGGGGTGAGGGGTTGGTTGCTTGGTGCCGTGCCTAGGCAAGGGAATCAAAGCCGTAATCACAGCCATTTCCACAGGGGGTGTCTGTTCATTGACTCAGCACGGACACCCTTGGGTGGCCTTTGTCAGGTGCCCATTTGGCCTGTGGGGAAGGCGATGCAGAGATAGAGCTGGAGCCCCTGCTCTGCCTACTGTGCGTGCTGCATGAGTTTAAGAGGATGTGGCCCTGGGGGTGTTCAGTCTGCAGGCAGACCCAGGGAGCTGTTCgctcacttttctttctcttggcccAGGTTTATAGACGTGGCAGCCCTCATGGCAGGTCCCCTGTGGCGGGCCACAGCCTTTGTGCAGAGACACAGGACGGGCCTGTTGGTGGGTTCCTGTGCAGGCCTCTTTGGGGCTCAGATCTCATACCACCTCTTCCCGGAtcctgtggtccagtggctgtACCAGTACTGGCCTCAGGGCCAGCCGGCCCCCCTGTCCCCAGAGCTGCAGAGACTCTTCCAGGAGGTGCAGCAGGACATCGGTGTCCCCTCCAGCCACCACTTCAAGGCCTTCACCACCTTCACCTTCCAGCCTGTGAGCGCCGGCTTCCCAAGACTCCCTGCTGGGGCTGTGGTGGGCATCCCCGCCAGCTTCCTGGGTGGCCCAGTGACCAACACTGACTGGCCCGTGGTTGTCCACGGGCAACGAGTGGACTGGCAGAGCCCACCGGGTACCCGGCTGAGAGATGCCCTGACCCTGTCCCACAACGCCCAGAAGTTTGCCTTGGCCAGGGAGGTGATGTACCTGGAGAGCGGGGCGGTTGCCCTGCAGGCCCTGCCGGCCTCTGCCTGCCTGGTGGGCACCTGGGCGCTGGGCGTGGGGGCCAAGCATGCCCTGGGGCTCTATGGAGGCCCCATGAACTTGCGGGCCGCGTTCAACTTGGTGGCGGCAGTGGCAGGCTTCGTGGCCTATGCCTTGTCCACTGACTCTCTCACTCACGCCCTGGAAGCCTGGCTGGACCGTCGCACGGCCTCCCTGTCTGCAGCATATGCCCAGGGCGGGGTGGAATTCTACGAGAAGGTTCTGTCAGGCAACCTGGCCCTGCGCAGCCTCCTGGGCCGGCCTGGGGAGAAGCTGTACACGCCCAGCGGGAACGTGATTCCCAGACACTGGTTCCGCATCAAACACCTGCCCTACACGGCCCGCCGGGACTCAGTGCTGCAGGTGTGGAGGGCGGCGCTCAGCTCCAGCAGCTCCTGAGGGCCTCCTGGCAGGGAAGGTTCTAGCTGGAGCAGGTACCACCCTGCTGtggagtgaggaaggggaggggcggggggggggtggggagatgctCCTGGGGCTTCTGCGCCCACAGCCCAGTGTCAGCAGACTTGCAGGCTTTGAAGTTAAACAGCCCAGATTCTACCCCAGCCACCGCTTATGATCTCAGTGACCTTGGACACGTCCCTTTATGaatctgagccttggtttcctctacATCACCCTCTGAAATGGGATTGTGGGGTTGTGTGAGGTCATTACATACAGGCCTGGGAGGGGTTGGGCATCATAAACAAACAGAAGGCTGTCTTCCTTGCTCTTTGAATACAGGGTGCTGGGGGGTCAGGCCGCATCTCACCGCCAGAGGTGTTGGCACGATGTTCCCACTTTGTCACAGCGAGGAATCACCCCATACCTTGCCTGGTAGTCATATCCCAATGTCTTCCTTCTGCGGTAGAGATTAAAGGCTCTGAGAGGCCAAGAGAAGCTGGTGTGGCCCAAGAGCTGGGAGACGGAGCTCGCGGTGGGGCTTTAAGGAGGCCCATCCATTGCGGGCGGCAACTCCAAGAGAGCCGGGTGCCCAGCAGGCTTGGTGGGGCCCAGGAGAGCCCCTGTGCCTGATGGGGAGAGAAGGTGTTGCTGGAACCTGGTGAGACCTCCTGGTccgagggagaggaaggagaaagcctGCAAAGCTGAGGCCCTGCAGGGAGGGAGCCTGGGCGCATGGAGCacagcggggggtggggaggccttgGCTCACTGGAAGGTAAGGAGAGCGGAGGGGTGCAGTTAGGCAGCAGGCCAGGCCTGGTGTCACACTCGGGACCCAGGGGAGGCGGCAGCCTTGCCTGGCTTGTTTCTTTCCAGCCCTCTGGAGGTGGATAGAGCAGACCCCACTTTTGATTCTTGGGCAGGAGACTCCAGCAGGGAAGGTGAGGagggttgcagtgagcaggccaGGCTTACTTGGTCATTCgtgtattcctttttttatttttttaatttatttaattgaagtgtagttgatttacagtgttgtgttaatttctgctgtacagcaaaatgacttagttatacatatatatacattgtttttccttttcttttctattgtggtttatcacaggatgttgactatagttccctgtgctctacagtaggactttgttgtttatccatcctctgtgtaatagtttgcatctgctaaccccaaactcccagtccattcctccccagccccgctcccccttggcaactgcaagtctgttctctttgtctgtgaatctgtttctgttttatagataagttcatttgtgtcatattttatattccacatataagtgatatcatatgttatttgtctttctctgacttacttcacttagtatgatcatctctaggtccatccatgttgctgcaaatggtattatttcattcttttttatggctgagtaatattcctgtgtgtgtgtgtgtgtgtgtgtgtgtgtggctatacatcttctttatccactcctctgtcaatggaggtttaggttgcttccatgtcttggctattgtgaatagtgctgctatgaacataggggttgatgtatctttttgaattagagttttgtccagatatatgcccaggagtgggattgctggatcatatggcagctctattttcagttttttgaggagcctccatactgttctccacagtggctgcaccaacttacatccccaccaacagcatagaagggttcccttttctcacatcctctccagcatgttatttgtagaccttttaatgatggccattctgatcagcgTGAGGTGattcttcattgtagttttgatttgcatttctctaataattagcaatgttgagcatcctttcaggccatttttttatcctttttgttggtGCTTATGTTTTCCCTGGAAGAGGTGAAGAATTCAAGCCTGGTGCCAGTGTAACTCTGGGCAAAGGGATTAGGCCACACCAGGAAGGGCTCAGAGCCAGCCCGGGAGGCCCGCTCGGAGGCTGGCGGTCCCTGCGGAAGACCATGGGTGGAGAGAGCGGGCAGGGGCAGCCCGATTCCTGCTGGGTCCTTGACCATGGTCTGGGCTCAGTGCTCTGACCGCATTCTGGGCGAGCCTGAGGGTCCCCACCCTGGGCCCCAGCAAACAGTTCTGAGGGCAGAGCACTGGCTCTCCCATGTCCCTGGGCAGCATTGCCCACCCAACTGCTCTCTGTACCACAGGAGCCGGGGGAAAGCCAGGCATTCCTGCTGCTCTGTCCAGATGGGACGGTAAGGGAGGCCCAGCATGGGTGGGAGCGGGGGGGGCGACCCCCTGAGATGGCTGCTCTGTCTACTCCGAATCACCAACTTTGCCTCCGCTCAGGGGCTGTTCCCAGACCCCACACACACTTCCCACGGCCCACCCCCTCACCTGGGCTGGCTAcaagcccctgctccccacatcCACACATCCCTGCTGTCCGGCTCAGGCTCGGCCACTCCCATCCAGAGCCTCCCGCTGCAGCCCTGACAGGCAGGTGACAGCTCTTGCTGAGAACTTGCTCTGGGCTGGGCCATCCCCGGACCTCGTGACTCAACCCAGGCCTAGCCTGGTGATTTCCCTGCCCAGCAGCTCTCGGCTCCATCCCTGCCCTCCCTAGGCAGTCCCTCACACAGGCTTCCTAGCcattctccccacctctcccagctCTCTGCCTGAGTTCCCTCCTGCTTAAAACTCTTTGCAGCCGTCCCTTTGCTTTTGGCTAAAGCCAAGTCTCCAAGCCTGGGCCCACCACCAGAGCCCTGGTGGGGGCAGGTCCCTATGTTGCTCTCAGTTCACACCTTCTGGGAAATTACTTGGCAGCAACTGAGAGCAAAGGACCCAGGACTGGAGAAGAGGGCATTAAAATGGGAGgtagtgtttttttaattgaagtgtagttggtttataattatgttaatttctgctgtacagcaaagcgatacatatatatatatacacacacacacacacacacacacatattcttttttttacttaattaatttatttattggctgcgttgggtctttgttgctgcacgcaggctttctctagttgccactagtaggggctactcttctttgcagtgctcgggcttctcactacagtggcttctcttgttgtggagcacgggctctaggcacgtgggcttcagtagttgtggcacacgggctcaatagttgtggcacatgggcttagttgctct
Coding sequences within it:
- the TMEM177 gene encoding transmembrane protein 177, which produces MAGPLWRATAFVQRHRTGLLVGSCAGLFGAQISYHLFPDPVVQWLYQYWPQGQPAPLSPELQRLFQEVQQDIGVPSSHHFKAFTTFTFQPVSAGFPRLPAGAVVGIPASFLGGPVTNTDWPVVVHGQRVDWQSPPGTRLRDALTLSHNAQKFALAREVMYLESGAVALQALPASACLVGTWALGVGAKHALGLYGGPMNLRAAFNLVAAVAGFVAYALSTDSLTHALEAWLDRRTASLSAAYAQGGVEFYEKVLSGNLALRSLLGRPGEKLYTPSGNVIPRHWFRIKHLPYTARRDSVLQVWRAALSSSSS